The proteins below are encoded in one region of Scomber japonicus isolate fScoJap1 chromosome 24, fScoJap1.pri, whole genome shotgun sequence:
- the LOC128354614 gene encoding tyrosyl-DNA phosphodiesterase 2-like, whose translation MTVAQSSARHEGVAIVGLSAHVGGESRASSQVSDDSAESTHQQPEEDVVDHLKLISFNVDGLDGEMQPERARGLCSCLTSHSPDVVLLQELIQPYVRFLKKRFAVDYEFIEAGKEHYFTGMMLKKSRITLLDTEIVSYPASRMLRNLLTAQVLFKGQKLHLMTSHLESCKDNSVERMRQLRLVMKRMRDAPDDVIVLFGGDTNLRDYEVAKVGLPSSVSDVWEQLGEQEACRYTWDTQTNTNKGIRFKCRLRFDRLYLRQASSDGAMQLIPDHMSLTGMEMLDCGRYTSDHWGIYCTFSAVC comes from the exons atgacagtGGCTCAGTCATCAGCACGTCATGAAGGTGTGGCTATCGTGGGTTTAAG TGCACATGTTGGAGGGGAAAGTCGGGCTTCCTCTCAGGTCAGTGATGACTCAGCAGAATCTACACATCAGCAGCCAGAGGAGGATGTTGTGGACCACCTGAAGCTGATCAGCTTTAACGTGGACGGACTGGATGGAGAGATGCAgccagagagagcgagaggactCTGCTCCTGCTTAACATC ACACTCTCCTGACGTCGTGCTTCTCCAGGAGCTCATCCAGCCGTACGTTCGATTCCTAAAGAAACGCTTCGCTGTCGACTACGAGTTCATCGAAG CTGGTAAGGAGCATTACTTCACTGGAATGATGCTGAAGAAGTCACGAATCACACTCCTGGACACTGAGATAGTCTCATATCCGGCTTCTCGGATGCTGCGTAACCTGCTTACCGCTCAG GTGCTGTTCAAAGGCCAGAAGCTTCACCTGATGACGTCTCACCTGGAGAGCTGTAAGGATAACTCAGTGGAGCGGATGAGACAGCTGCGGctggtgatgaagaggatgagagacgcgcctgatgatgtcattgtgttGTTTGGAGGAGACACCAACCTGAGGGATTATGag GTGGCCAAAGTGGGCCTTCCCAGCAGTGTGAGTGATGTGTGGGAGCAGCTGGGCGAGCAGGAGGCCTGCCGCTACACATGGGACACCCAGACCAACACCAACAAAGGGATCCGGTTCAAGTGTCGCCTCCGTTTCGACCGGCTCTACCTGCGCCAGGCGAGCAGCGACGGAGCCATGCAGCTGATCCCCGACCACATGTCCTTAACGGGGATGGAGATGCTCGACTGTGGCCGTTACACCAGCGATCACTGGGGGATATACTGCACCTTCTCTGCTGTCTGCtga
- the LOC128354528 gene encoding growth/differentiation factor 8-like has product MLLLLCLVVFFSVGFSMELNQSSKLLAESGEQCSACDFREHSKQMRLHSIKSQILSILRLEQAPNISRDMIRQLLPKAPPLTQLLDQYDPRVEDEDHATTETIITMATKPNPVSQDELSSFCLFSLSPKIQPKNILSAQLWVHLRPADVVTSVFLHISRLKPGEEGNNTRVRVRSLKIDTDAGAGSWQSIDIKSLLQTWLRQPETTYGIEINAFNSRGEDLAVTSAEPGEEGLQPFIEVKILDSPKRSRRDSGLNCDEESAETRCCRYPLTVDFEEFGWDWIIAPKRYRANYCSGECEFMHLQQYPHAHLVNKANPRGSAGPCCTPTKMSPINMLYFNRKEQIIYGKIPSMVVDHCGCS; this is encoded by the exons ATGCTCCTCTTACTCTGCCTGGTCGTCTTCTTCTCTGTCGGCTTTTCCATGGAGCTGAACCAGTCCTCCAAGCTGCTGGCGGAGAGTGGAGAACAGTGCTCGGCCTGCGACTTCCGAGAGCACAGCAAACAGATGAGGCTCCACAGCATCAAGTCCCAGATCCTCAGCATCCTGAGACTGGAGCAGGCGCCCAACATCAGCCGGGACATGATCCGCCAGCTGCTCCCCAAGGCGCCTCCTCTGACGCAGCTCCTGGACCAGTACGACCCGCGGGTGGAGGACGAGGACCACGCCACGACGGAGACCATCATCACCATGGCCACCAAGC CCAACCCGGTCTCCCAGGACGAGCtgtcctccttctgtctcttcagccTCAGTCCAAAGATCCAGCCGAAGAACATCCTGAGCGCTCAGCTGTGGGTTCACCTGCGACCGGCAGACGTGGTCACCAGCGTCTTCCTGCACATCTCCCGCCTCAAACCGGGTGAGGAGGGAAACAACACCCGTGTCAGAGTCCGCTCCCTGAAGATCGACACTGACGCCGGCGCCGGCTCCTGGCAGAGCATCGACATCAAGTCTCTGCTGCAGACCTGGCTGAGACAACCGGAGACCACCTACGGGATCGAGATCAACGCCTTCAACTCCAGAGGAGAAGATCTGGCTGTGACCTCAGCAGAGCCTGGAGAGGAAGGACTG CAACCTTTCATCGAAGTAAAGATCCTCGACAGTCCAAAGAGATCCCGCCGTGATTCAGGCCTCAACTGTGACGAAGAGTCTGCGGAGACACGATGCTGCCGCTACCCGCTCACTGTCGACTTCGAGGAGTTCGGCTGGGACTGGATCATCGCACCCAAACGCTACCGGGCCAACTACTGCTCAGGGGAGTGTGAGTTCATGCACCTGCAGCAGTACCCTCATGCACACCTGGTGAACAAAGCCAACCCACGAGGCTCCGCGGGGCCCTGCTGCACGCCCACTAAGATGTCGCCCATCAACATGCTCTACTTCAACAGAAAGGAGCAGATCATCTACGGAAAGATCCCGTCCATGGTGGTCGACCACTGCGGCTGCTCGTGA